In one window of Fibrobacter sp. UWB15 DNA:
- the rplT gene encoding 50S ribosomal protein L20, giving the protein MPRAKTRVPSRERRKKILKAAKGFYGRRKSNLRLAIDAVAHAGQYAYAHRRDKKGDFRSLWITRLNAAVRELGISYSQFIYKLSKSGIKLNRKVLADMAVADPASFAKVVETVKAA; this is encoded by the coding sequence ATGCCACGCGCTAAAACCAGAGTTCCTTCCCGCGAACGCCGCAAAAAAATCCTTAAGGCCGCCAAGGGCTTCTATGGCCGTCGCAAGTCGAACCTTCGCCTTGCTATCGACGCCGTAGCCCACGCCGGTCAGTATGCCTACGCTCACCGCCGTGACAAGAAGGGTGACTTCCGCTCTCTGTGGATCACTCGTCTCAATGCCGCTGTCCGTGAACTCGGCATCAGCTACAGCCAGTTCATTTACAAGCTTTCCAAGTCGGGCATCAAGCTGAACCGCAAGGTTCTCGCTGACATGGCCGTCGCCGATCCGGCATCCTTTGCCAAGGTCGTGGAAACTGTGAAGGCTGCTTAA
- the hemW gene encoding radical SAM family heme chaperone HemW gives MFCVYVHIPFCRHICDYCDFHVMPSQSKLFSEYTDLLCKEIVSFENAHSGLLSNAETLYLGGGTPSELPPEFLRRIFECLGSVGVDSSKLKEVSMEFNPESTNEATLRNALELGVNRVSLGIQSFDPEILKMVGRSHSVETGVSALRLLTSSSNLQVNGDLMFDLPGQTTQGFLDDVDRLSDFPLNHVSFYGLNVSLRSRLGHRVARGELTVNEDLYEAMYMGGVEILERKGLMRYEVSNFARPGFESVHNQNYWNRGEYAGFGPGAHSYLRGMRYYAPEIYPRWREYVLSDCPESMLSLDKLDREASIMEFLWLSLRQSRGICSEDLEKMGISLDKSVCERWISKGFLKHGNLSNLLQSKSCLRLEGRGWIFMDDIVTDLANTYSNLE, from the coding sequence ATGTTTTGTGTTTACGTTCACATCCCTTTTTGCCGCCATATTTGCGATTATTGCGATTTTCATGTAATGCCGTCACAATCGAAACTTTTTTCGGAATATACGGACTTGTTGTGTAAGGAAATTGTAAGTTTCGAGAACGCGCATTCGGGACTCCTTTCGAATGCGGAAACTCTTTATTTGGGCGGAGGAACTCCCTCGGAGCTACCACCGGAATTTTTGCGCCGGATTTTTGAATGTCTAGGGTCCGTGGGGGTCGATTCTTCAAAATTGAAAGAAGTTTCCATGGAATTCAACCCGGAATCGACAAACGAGGCGACGTTGCGTAACGCGCTGGAATTGGGCGTAAACCGCGTCAGTCTCGGGATCCAGAGCTTCGATCCAGAAATTTTGAAGATGGTTGGCCGTTCGCATTCGGTAGAAACGGGAGTATCGGCCCTGCGTCTTTTGACTTCCTCGTCAAATTTGCAGGTGAATGGCGACTTGATGTTCGATTTGCCGGGGCAAACCACGCAGGGCTTCTTGGATGATGTGGACCGGCTTTCGGATTTCCCGTTGAATCACGTCAGTTTCTACGGACTGAACGTTTCACTCCGTTCCAGGCTCGGACACCGGGTGGCCCGTGGAGAACTTACGGTAAACGAGGATTTGTACGAAGCGATGTACATGGGGGGCGTTGAAATTTTGGAACGCAAGGGGCTAATGCGCTACGAGGTTTCGAACTTTGCTCGGCCCGGTTTTGAAAGCGTCCACAACCAAAATTACTGGAATCGGGGCGAATATGCCGGTTTTGGCCCGGGGGCACACAGCTATTTGCGTGGAATGCGCTACTATGCTCCCGAAATTTACCCCCGTTGGCGGGAATACGTGCTGTCTGACTGTCCGGAATCCATGCTTTCTCTTGATAAACTGGATAGGGAAGCGTCCATTATGGAGTTCCTGTGGCTTTCGTTACGTCAATCTAGAGGAATTTGTTCTGAAGACCTCGAAAAAATGGGAATTTCTTTGGATAAATCAGTGTGCGAACGCTGGATTTCGAAGGGCTTCTTAAAGCACGGAAATCTGTCAAATTTGTTACAAAGTAAATCTTGCTTGCGCCTTGAAGGACGCGGCTGGATTTTTATGGACGATATCGTTACAGACCTTGCAAATACTTATTCCAACTTGGAATAA
- a CDS encoding adenylate/guanylate cyclase domain-containing protein: MIFTLSASALLTYGAGNGFDSSRMLFMLQLSLLIGLSHAIYDVMILQDEMDKRPVAAALLIRSWFFIASICANLILCILIWDIDRSEGLINEAALQHVLSVFKQPKTHILIFELFMLGNLITFVRSVHKKFGTRVFMNTLLGKNQEPKEEDLVFMFIDMKHSTEIAEELGHVKYSNFIRDYYRLLSNCCEENHGEIYQIAGDGAFLTWKISDCRKKARPIDCFYDFAECLERTAYKFKKRYGIVPEFKAAAHCGKVISTEVGNFGSEMAYHGDVLNTTSRIQTLCSKLGQDFLISEDLYIRLPLPLPHGFLGVKAGFFELRGKKNGILIFSLHKPLT, from the coding sequence GTGATTTTCACCTTAAGCGCCTCGGCCCTTTTGACGTACGGCGCCGGAAACGGTTTTGATTCATCGCGCATGCTGTTCATGTTGCAGTTGTCGCTTTTGATAGGCCTTTCACATGCCATTTACGATGTGATGATCTTGCAAGACGAAATGGACAAAAGGCCGGTAGCGGCAGCACTCCTGATACGTTCCTGGTTCTTTATCGCAAGCATATGCGCAAACCTGATTCTCTGCATTCTGATATGGGACATAGACAGGAGCGAAGGCCTTATAAACGAAGCGGCCCTGCAGCATGTGTTAAGCGTCTTCAAGCAACCCAAGACCCATATTCTAATCTTTGAGCTGTTCATGCTCGGGAACCTAATTACCTTCGTCCGCTCCGTGCACAAGAAATTCGGGACCCGCGTCTTTATGAACACTCTACTTGGCAAGAACCAGGAACCCAAAGAGGAAGACCTGGTATTCATGTTTATCGACATGAAGCATTCCACCGAAATCGCCGAAGAACTGGGACACGTCAAGTACAGCAACTTTATCCGTGACTACTACCGTCTGCTTTCGAACTGCTGCGAAGAAAACCACGGGGAAATTTACCAGATTGCAGGTGACGGCGCCTTTTTGACCTGGAAAATCAGCGACTGCAGAAAGAAGGCCAGACCCATCGATTGCTTTTACGATTTTGCCGAATGCCTGGAACGCACCGCATACAAGTTCAAGAAGCGCTACGGCATAGTCCCTGAGTTCAAGGCGGCTGCCCATTGCGGAAAAGTCATCTCCACCGAAGTCGGCAACTTCGGCAGTGAAATGGCCTACCATGGCGATGTGCTGAATACCACCTCCCGAATCCAAACCCTCTGCTCCAAGCTCGGGCAAGATTTCTTAATTTCCGAAGACCTTTACATTCGTTTGCCTCTACCCCTCCCCCACGGTTTTTTGGGGGTAAAAGCCGGATTTTTTGAATTACGGGGAAAAAAGAACGGAATTTTGATTTTTTCTCTGCATAAGCCCTTGACATAG
- the infC gene encoding translation initiation factor IF-3 — protein MALQNPRDRRMPNRQSDGTRINEDIRISPIRLVKEDGEAVIMDTKQALQMAKDAGLDLVEVSPNAKPPVCRIINYGKFKFEQIKKAKAAKAKQHVVKLKEIKMHPKTAENDYLYRIKQAAEFLQDGMKVKLIMQFRGREMAHMDYGKRLMERAKEDLLQYGDLEMDSRVEGNTMLSIYGPKRGAGTAKKQAPAPKPVTEPMAAGEAST, from the coding sequence TTGGCGTTACAAAACCCCCGCGACCGTCGCATGCCGAACAGACAGAGTGATGGAACCCGCATTAACGAAGACATTCGCATTTCCCCGATCCGTCTTGTAAAGGAAGATGGCGAGGCCGTCATCATGGATACCAAACAGGCTCTCCAGATGGCCAAGGACGCCGGACTGGACCTGGTGGAAGTGTCTCCCAATGCTAAGCCGCCTGTATGCCGTATCATCAATTACGGCAAGTTCAAGTTTGAACAGATCAAGAAGGCCAAGGCCGCTAAGGCTAAGCAGCACGTGGTGAAGCTTAAAGAAATCAAGATGCACCCGAAGACGGCCGAGAACGACTACCTGTACAGGATCAAGCAGGCCGCCGAGTTCTTGCAGGATGGCATGAAGGTCAAGCTTATTATGCAGTTCCGTGGGCGCGAAATGGCGCACATGGACTACGGCAAACGCCTGATGGAGCGCGCTAAAGAAGACTTGCTCCAGTACGGCGACTTGGAAATGGATTCGCGAGTCGAAGGCAACACAATGCTCTCGATTTACGGTCCTAAACGCGGTGCAGGCACTGCCAAAAAGCAGGCCCCGGCACCAAAGCCCGTAACCGAGCCCATGGCAGCAGGTGAGGCTTCAACTTAA
- the rpmI gene encoding 50S ribosomal protein L35: protein MPKMKTHSGAKKRFRLTGSGHVKFKRAGMRHILAKMSTKRKRNLRKGALVKKVDVYHVKRLLVVA from the coding sequence ATGCCTAAGATGAAAACACACAGCGGTGCTAAGAAGCGCTTCCGCCTGACTGGTTCCGGCCACGTCAAGTTCAAGCGTGCTGGCATGCGCCACATTCTTGCCAAGATGTCCACGAAGCGTAAGCGTAACCTGCGTAAGGGCGCTCTCGTTAAGAAAGTCGATGTTTACCATGTCAAGCGTCTGCTTGTCGTTGCATAA